From the genome of Mixophyes fleayi isolate aMixFle1 chromosome 2, aMixFle1.hap1, whole genome shotgun sequence, one region includes:
- the LOC142139351 gene encoding uncharacterized protein LOC142139351, with translation MESPSLPASFCGRPRPFLVQGPSLWPGVSFSSIHQDHGEHAKTEGNHCSSLSGRSSAEGSVSGNIVLSGADHNGVFGSPWVDPKCSKILPYPSSAHALSGFTVRHSVTESLSTSGQDQRPPAQNQGSVGLSSGVHAQLHEAAGDYGVSVRGGPVRTVPFPFSPAAGPSEVVGVSQSARQADHPPVETDSAFSDVVVVHKNLDKGQSLQSGLWTLVTTDASLLGWGGVMGSLRFRGLWSSQEAVLPISVLELRAVLRTLIEAQRFLVGKPLQIQSDNAMAVAYINHQGGTRAMQETAKIMLWAESHVPRISAVYIPGVENWEADFLSRQKVDLGEWSLCKETFALLVQRWGMPEIDLMASRLNHQVPLYCARSRDPLAHASDAMTIPWRFRLVYLFPPIPFQSRVLKKLKRERVPAILVAHGLAGRVSRTF, from the coding sequence ATGGAGTCGCCATCATTACCTGCTTCGTTTTGCGGTCGGCCCAGACCATTTTTAGTTCAGGGCCCTTCCCTTTGGCCTGGCGTCAGCTTCTCGAgtattcaccaagatcatggcgagCATGCTAAGACAGAAGGGAATCACTGTAGTTCCCTATCTGGACGATCTTCTGCTGAAGGCTCCGTCAGCGGAAATATTGTCTTGTCAGGTGCAGACCACAATGGAGTTTTTGGAAGCCCATGGGTGGATCCTAAATGTTCCAAAATCCTCCCTTATCCCAGCTCAGCGCATGCGCTTTCTGGGTTTACTGTTCGACACAGTGTCACAGAGAGTCTTTCTACCTCAGGACAAGATCAGCGCCCTCCAGCGCAAAACCAGGGATCTGTTGGCTTGTCCTCAGGTGTCCATGCTCAGCTGCATGAAGCTGCTGGGGACTATGGTGTCAGTGTACGAGGCGGTCCCGTTCGTACAGTTCCATTTCCGTTCTCTCCAGCTGCAGGTCCTTCGGAAGTGGTCGGGGTCTCACAATCAGCTAGACAGGCAGATCATCCGCCTGTCGAGACCGACTCGGCTTTCTCTGACGTGGTGGTTGTCCACAAAAATCTGGACAAGGGTCAGTCCCTCCAATCTGGCCTCTGGACCTTAGTTACCACAGACGCAAGTCTGTTAGGCTGGGGGGGAGTCATGGGATCCTTAAGGTTTCGGGGTCTCTGGTCTTCCCAGGAAGCTGTTCTGCCAATCAGTGTTTTGGAGCTCAGGGCAGTTCTCAGGACCTTGATTGAGGCTCAGAGGTTCCTTGTAGGGAAGCCTCTTCAGATTCAATCGGACAATGCCATGGCCGTGGCATACATAAACCATCAAGGAGGAACGAGGGCCATGCAGGAAACAGCCAAGATCATGTTATGGGCAGAGAGCCATGTTCCTCGGATTTCGGCCGTATACATTCCAGgtgtagaaaattgggaagccgaTTTTCTGAGCAGACAAAAAGTTGATCTAGGCGAATGGTCCCTGTGCAAGGAGACCTTTGCTCTCCTGGTTCAACGATGGGGAATGCCAGAAATAGACCTCATGGCTTCCAGGCTGAATCATCAGGTTCCCCTGTACTGCGCCAGATCCCGCGACCCTCTGGCTCACGCCTCCGACGCCATGACCATTCCATGGCGGTTCAGACTCGTGTATCTGTTTCCACCAATTCCATTTCAGTCGCGGGTTCTGAAGAAACTAAAGAGAGAGCGGGTTCCCGCCATCTTAGTAGCCCATGGCCTCGCAGGGCGTGTTTCTCGGACATTCTAA